The following proteins come from a genomic window of Gottfriedia acidiceleris:
- a CDS encoding DoxX family protein has translation MLNMGLLIIRLVIGLLFVGHGAQKLFGWFGGHGLKGTGGWFESIGMKPGVTIALFAGLAELIGGILFTLGLLTPLAGIMIAGTMVMAIIKVHAPNGLWATANGYEYNLTLLSVAIGIALIGPGKYALDPFLF, from the coding sequence ATGTTAAATATGGGTTTATTAATTATTCGTTTAGTAATCGGTTTACTTTTTGTAGGTCATGGAGCTCAAAAATTATTTGGCTGGTTCGGTGGTCATGGACTGAAGGGAACAGGTGGATGGTTTGAATCAATTGGCATGAAACCAGGTGTTACAATTGCACTTTTCGCAGGGTTAGCAGAACTGATTGGGGGAATTTTATTTACACTAGGACTATTAACACCACTTGCAGGAATCATGATTGCTGGAACAATGGTAATGGCAATTATTAAAGTACATGCGCCAAATGGATTATGGGCAACTGCGAATGGATATGAATACAACTTAACATTGCTTTCAGTTGCTATTGGTATAGCTTTAATTGGACCTGGTAAATATGCGTTAGATCCATTTTTATTCTAA
- the fumC gene encoding class II fumarate hydratase — protein sequence MGYRIEKDSIGEIKVPVNKLWGAQTQRSFENFKIGTEKMPIQLIYALALIKKSAAITNKKLGKLDSEKADAIISAVNEILNGKLDNHFPLVVWQTGSGTQTNMNVNEVIAHRGNEFLAEKGNNKKIHPNDDVNMSQSSNDTFPTAMHISSALAVNEQLLPALINLKMTLNEKMNKFKQIIKIGRTHLQDATPITLGQEISGWHRMLEKNEEMIVQSMKFIAELAIGGTAVGTGINAHPSFGTMMAEEISSLTGLNFSSAENKFQALTSHDEIVYTHGALKALAADLMKIANDVRWMASGPRSGIAEITIPTNEPGSSIMPGKVNPTQSEALTMVVTQIMGNDMTIGFAASQGNFELNVFKPVIIYNFLQSVRLLSDAIRSFDDHCAKGIEANIEVIEQNLNRSLMLVTALNPHIGYEKAASIAKLAFSENLTLKEAALKTGYLSEEEFDRIVRPENMI from the coding sequence TTGGGTTATCGAATTGAAAAAGATTCAATTGGTGAGATAAAAGTACCCGTAAATAAACTTTGGGGAGCTCAAACGCAGCGAAGTTTTGAGAACTTTAAAATCGGTACTGAAAAAATGCCTATTCAATTAATTTATGCTTTGGCATTAATTAAAAAGAGTGCAGCAATTACAAATAAAAAACTAGGAAAATTGGATAGCGAAAAAGCAGATGCAATCATTAGTGCTGTAAATGAAATATTAAATGGTAAGCTTGACAATCACTTTCCACTTGTTGTTTGGCAAACAGGAAGTGGTACACAAACAAATATGAATGTTAATGAAGTAATCGCTCACCGTGGGAATGAGTTTTTAGCAGAAAAAGGAAACAATAAAAAAATTCATCCAAATGATGATGTCAATATGTCTCAAAGTTCCAATGATACATTTCCAACAGCAATGCATATCTCAAGTGCTCTTGCTGTTAATGAGCAATTGCTCCCTGCATTAATAAATTTAAAAATGACATTAAACGAAAAGATGAATAAATTTAAACAGATTATAAAAATTGGCCGAACACATTTACAAGATGCAACACCAATAACATTAGGTCAAGAGATAAGTGGTTGGCATCGTATGCTTGAAAAAAATGAAGAAATGATCGTACAAAGTATGAAGTTTATTGCTGAATTAGCTATTGGTGGGACTGCTGTTGGTACTGGAATCAATGCGCATCCGAGTTTTGGAACGATGATGGCTGAAGAAATTAGTTCGTTAACTGGACTGAATTTTAGTTCTGCTGAAAATAAATTCCAAGCATTAACAAGTCATGATGAAATCGTTTATACACATGGTGCTTTAAAAGCATTGGCTGCAGATTTAATGAAAATAGCGAATGATGTCCGTTGGATGGCAAGTGGTCCTAGAAGTGGTATAGCTGAAATAACCATACCCACAAACGAACCGGGAAGTTCAATCATGCCAGGAAAAGTAAATCCAACCCAATCTGAAGCACTGACAATGGTTGTAACACAAATTATGGGAAATGATATGACAATAGGCTTTGCCGCTAGTCAAGGAAATTTTGAACTGAATGTGTTCAAACCAGTCATTATTTACAATTTTCTGCAGTCAGTTAGACTACTTTCAGACGCAATCAGATCATTTGACGATCACTGTGCAAAAGGCATAGAAGCAAATATAGAAGTGATTGAACAAAATCTAAATCGATCACTTATGCTCGTAACCGCATTAAATCCTCATATTGGTTATGAAAAAGCAGCATCAATCGCAAAGTTAGCATTTAGCGAAAATTTGACACTTAAAGAAGCTGCATTAAAAACGGGCTATCTATCGGAAGAAGAATTCGATCGAATTGTTAGACCTGAAAATATGATTTAG
- a CDS encoding DUF421 domain-containing protein has protein sequence MPEHFEIITRTMLAFLILFIGAKLLGKQIIAEMNTFDFIGAISIGSIIANLAFNLNIKIHHAVLAFLILVLVILLVSFISLKSRIGRNLLAGNPTVIIEDGKILEANMRKMRYSLDYLNQQLREKGIFNIEEVLYVVVETNGKVSFLQKPQYRNVTKQDLNIPTRQESKLPIELIMDGEIILKNLKENNLSELMVQEELKKRNLQTKEVVYAVLAANGNIYIDTYNDQIASPIDQE, from the coding sequence ATGCCTGAACATTTTGAAATTATTACAAGAACAATGCTAGCATTTTTGATTTTGTTCATCGGTGCTAAACTATTAGGAAAACAAATCATTGCTGAGATGAATACCTTTGATTTTATTGGGGCTATTTCAATAGGAAGCATTATTGCTAATTTAGCTTTCAATTTAAATATAAAAATTCACCATGCAGTATTAGCTTTTTTAATTTTGGTTTTAGTTATTTTACTCGTTAGTTTTATTTCCTTGAAAAGTAGAATAGGTAGAAATCTACTTGCAGGCAATCCAACTGTCATAATTGAAGATGGAAAAATATTAGAGGCCAATATGAGAAAAATGCGCTATTCTCTAGACTATTTAAATCAACAATTAAGGGAAAAAGGAATTTTTAATATAGAAGAAGTTCTTTATGTAGTAGTTGAGACAAATGGTAAAGTATCTTTTTTACAAAAACCTCAATACCGAAACGTAACAAAACAAGATTTAAATATACCGACAAGACAGGAAAGTAAATTACCTATTGAGTTGATTATGGATGGGGAAATTATCTTAAAAAATTTAAAAGAAAATAATCTGTCAGAATTAATGGTACAAGAAGAGCTTAAAAAGCGTAATTTACAAACGAAGGAAGTAGTGTATGCTGTTCTGGCAGCAAATGGAAATATTTATATTGATACCTATAATGATCAGATTGCTTCTCCAATTGATCAAGAATGA
- a CDS encoding FMN-binding protein, whose product MGKMSKKWVTICSTAIGAIYAAGYFTTDIQDSNVASPKTEQVNVPLNKNKNKIVKKRFYKNGIFYGMGSNRRGTIQIALKIDEDKIIDVEISNYGMHYSENDIVKLPNEVVNVQSSQVRNVSGATYSTQAFKDAVQDALLKARNI is encoded by the coding sequence ATGGGTAAAATGAGTAAAAAATGGGTCACTATCTGTTCAACTGCAATTGGAGCGATTTATGCTGCAGGCTATTTTACAACTGATATTCAAGATTCGAATGTAGCGTCGCCAAAAACTGAACAGGTTAATGTTCCTTTAAATAAAAATAAAAATAAAATTGTAAAAAAAAGGTTTTATAAAAATGGAATTTTTTATGGTATGGGTTCTAATCGACGTGGAACGATTCAAATCGCCTTAAAAATAGATGAAGATAAAATTATAGATGTAGAGATAAGTAATTATGGTATGCATTATTCTGAGAATGACATAGTAAAATTACCAAATGAAGTAGTAAATGTTCAAAGTTCACAAGTTCGGAATGTGTCAGGAGCGACATATAGTACACAGGCCTTTAAAGATGCTGTTCAAGATGCTCTCTTAAAGGCAAGGAACATATAA
- a CDS encoding FAD:protein FMN transferase translates to MKKIIRKTKLFMDTVVDIKVVTSKSLDETEISINRAFNFFREVERACSRFSLESELMKVCKQINTPVAVSPLLFEPLKFALEVAKWTNGIFDPTVGQILENAGFNQHYLTEDFIQNNTSDKVSYSDIFLNEEDKTVRLKKPLVIDLGAVAKGFAIDLAVNELRQFDGFIVNAGGDLFAGGLDELGENWKIGIQHPLYKEKIIHTIEISNMAVCTSGSYERKSDLNPEVHHIINPKNKKSPTELISCSIIAPYTMMADAFSTTCFLMGRKKGLTLLEEVDLGGILISSDLQIYQKGVDNIDY, encoded by the coding sequence ATGAAGAAAATCATAAGAAAAACGAAATTATTCATGGATACGGTTGTTGATATTAAAGTAGTCACATCAAAATCGTTAGATGAAACGGAAATTTCAATTAATCGTGCATTTAATTTTTTTCGAGAAGTTGAAAGAGCATGTAGCCGATTTAGTTTGGAAAGTGAATTAATGAAAGTGTGTAAACAAATTAATACTCCAGTAGCTGTTAGTCCATTATTATTTGAACCCTTAAAATTCGCGTTAGAGGTGGCTAAATGGACAAATGGAATATTTGATCCTACGGTTGGTCAAATATTGGAAAATGCTGGTTTCAATCAACACTATTTAACAGAAGATTTCATACAAAATAATACATCTGATAAAGTTTCTTACTCTGATATTTTCTTAAATGAAGAAGATAAAACTGTACGATTAAAAAAGCCATTAGTGATTGATTTAGGTGCTGTTGCCAAAGGGTTTGCCATTGATCTTGCTGTAAATGAATTGAGACAATTTGATGGATTCATTGTTAATGCTGGCGGGGATCTTTTTGCAGGAGGATTAGATGAATTAGGGGAAAACTGGAAAATAGGAATTCAGCACCCACTATATAAGGAAAAAATCATTCACACAATAGAAATATCTAACATGGCGGTTTGTACTTCTGGAAGTTATGAACGTAAAAGTGATTTAAACCCAGAAGTTCATCATATTATTAATCCAAAAAATAAAAAATCACCAACTGAGTTGATTAGTTGTAGCATCATCGCACCGTATACAATGATGGCGGACGCATTTTCAACTACATGTTTTTTAATGGGTAGAAAAAAGGGACTAACTCTATTAGAAGAAGTTGATTTAGGGGGCATTTTAATTTCATCTGATTTACAAATTTATCAAAAAGGAGTGGACAATATTGACTATTAA
- a CDS encoding RnfABCDGE type electron transport complex subunit D gives MTIKQWIKSPKGYVILSLMILLLIATIDYQTSRGAINCMIAVFVGTITDILCALILKRKNIKPYGAVITGIIVAMILSTTTAWYVIVITTFVSILSKYLIVFKRKQIFNPAVFGLLMSIILFHTEQSWWGAFGDLQGWTIIFLLMIGYIVVSRVNKFPMVFSFLGTYFMLLILTQFFHIGDASDAFRSPFINASLFFAFFMLTDPPTSPAKDKQQVIFGFICALVGVTIYSLFGGLTYLFTGLMAGNLFNLLKSKPSIQKVQTKESIFS, from the coding sequence TTGACTATTAAACAATGGATCAAATCACCAAAAGGTTATGTAATTCTGTCCTTAATGATTTTACTTTTAATTGCTACAATTGATTATCAAACAAGTAGAGGCGCAATTAACTGTATGATTGCCGTTTTTGTGGGAACAATTACAGATATATTATGTGCCTTAATTTTAAAAAGGAAAAATATTAAGCCATACGGAGCGGTTATTACTGGAATTATTGTCGCAATGATTTTAAGTACAACCACTGCATGGTATGTGATTGTTATCACAACATTTGTTTCAATTTTATCAAAATATTTAATTGTCTTTAAAAGGAAACAAATATTTAATCCAGCAGTTTTTGGTCTATTAATGTCTATCATCCTTTTTCATACTGAACAAAGTTGGTGGGGCGCATTTGGAGATCTTCAAGGTTGGACAATTATATTTTTATTAATGATTGGTTATATAGTTGTCAGTCGTGTAAATAAATTTCCAATGGTATTTTCATTTTTAGGAACATACTTCATGCTCTTAATACTGACTCAATTTTTTCATATTGGAGATGCATCGGATGCTTTTCGCAGTCCATTTATAAATGCTTCTCTTTTCTTTGCATTTTTTATGCTCACTGATCCCCCTACATCACCAGCGAAAGACAAACAACAAGTTATTTTCGGTTTTATTTGTGCACTAGTAGGAGTAACAATTTATAGTTTATTTGGAGGATTAACCTATTTATTTACTGGCTTGATGGCCGGCAATCTATTTAATTTATTGAAATCAAAGCCTTCAATTCAAAAAGTTCAAACAAAGGAATCAATCTTTTCATAA